The genomic DNA TCGGGCGCGCCCGGATCGCCGGTGACATAGAGGCCGGGGATGCCGAGGCTGCCGCCGGCTCGGGTGATGTCCATGAGCGAGTTGAGCACTGTTGCCGGCGCCTCGTGGCTGGCGTCCTTGCCGTGTCCGCGCGCCTCGAAGCCGACGGCGTCGATTCCGCAGTCGACCTCGGGCTCGCCGAGGATCTGCTCGATCTGGTCCTTCGGGTCACCCTTGGACACGTCGACCGTCTCGCACCCGAATCCGCGGGCCTGAGCCAGTCGATCCTCGTTGAGATCGCCGACGATGACGCAGGCCGCACCGAGCAGAAGCGCCGAGGTGGCCGCGGCGATTCCGACCGGGCCCGCACCGGCGACGTAGACCGTCGAACCCACCCCGACGCCGGCGCTGACGGCACCGTGGAAACCGGTGGGGAAGATGTCGGAGAGCATCGTGAGGTCGAGGATCTTCTCCATCGCCTGATCCTTGTCCGGGAACTTCAGGACGTTCCAGTCGGCATAGGGCACGAGCACGTACTCGGCCTGACCGCCGACCCAGCCGCCCATATCGACATAGCCATAGGCCGAGCCCGGACGATCGGGATTGACGTTGAGGCAGATGCCGGTCTTGCCTTCCTGGCAGTTGCGGCAGCGACCGCACGAGATGTTGAACGGCACCGACACGAGATCGCCGACCTTGACGAATTCGACGTCTCGGCCCACCTCGACGACCTCACCGGTGATCTCGTGTCCGAGCACTAGACCCTCCGGGGCAGTCGTACGGCCCCGGACCATGTGCTGGTCGGAGCCGCAGATGTTCGTCGCCACCGTCTTGAGGATGACACCGTGATCGACCCTGCGGCCGATATTGGCGGGATTTACTCCAGGCCCGTCCTTGAGAACGAATTCCGGGTACTCGGTGTCGATGACCTCGACCTTTCCGGGACCTGCATAGCTGATTGCCTTATTGCTCATCGTTGAGCCTCCATGTGTGTGAAACGCGGGAGTTCGACATGCGAGTGCGACGAACGGGAGCCCGTCGACAGCTCTGACATATCAGTCTGACATCAGACTTAGATGCAGTCTCGCCGTCGTGAGAGAGCTCTGTCAAGCCCCCGTGTCGGTGGCCGGGCGGAGGTGCCGTTTCAGGAGTCCTCGCGCAGGCGGGTGGAGAGGATGTACTGGGAGGTTGTGCGCAGATGTTGAAGGGAATCTCTGATCAGCGGGGACCTGCGACTGCCTGCCCGCATGGCGGCGATGATCTTTCGGCTCAGTCGGCCGGAGCCTGTCAGGCGAACGCGGCTGACGTTGTCTTCGCCGGCGAGACTCGCGAGTCGCGGCAGCAGGCTGACTCCGATGCCTGCCCCGACCAAGGCTGCCGAGGTCTCCCACTCGGCCGACTCGTGTGCCACCGATGGCGTCACTCCCGCCGCCGTGAAGGCAGCGATGAAAAGTGAGTGATAGGGCGATCCCGGGCCTGCTGTGATCCACTCCTCTCCCGCGAGTTCGCTCAGCGTCACCGACTCCCGACCTGCAACCGGGTGATCGGAGGGCACCATGACGTCGAGCGGGTCGTCGAGGAGGTCGATGCTCTC from Brevibacterium sp. JSBI002 includes the following:
- the fdhA gene encoding formaldehyde dehydrogenase, glutathione-independent — protein: MSNKAISYAGPGKVEVIDTEYPEFVLKDGPGVNPANIGRRVDHGVILKTVATNICGSDQHMVRGRTTAPEGLVLGHEITGEVVEVGRDVEFVKVGDLVSVPFNISCGRCRNCQEGKTGICLNVNPDRPGSAYGYVDMGGWVGGQAEYVLVPYADWNVLKFPDKDQAMEKILDLTMLSDIFPTGFHGAVSAGVGVGSTVYVAGAGPVGIAAATSALLLGAACVIVGDLNEDRLAQARGFGCETVDVSKGDPKDQIEQILGEPEVDCGIDAVGFEARGHGKDASHEAPATVLNSLMDITRAGGSLGIPGLYVTGDPGAPDEAAKEGSLSMRFGLGFAKSHVFVTGQCPVMKYNRGLMRAILHDKVSIAKNVNATPIRLEDAPQGYAEFDSGVAKKFVLDPHGLISA